The Deinococcus reticulitermitis DNA segment CAGGTACTCGTTCCACACCGGAATCAGCCGGATGATCGCCACGCTGACGAGCACCGGCAGACTGACCGGCAGCACGATGCGGCGCAGCAGCGCGAGGTGCCCCGCCCCGTCGAGCCGCGCGGCTTCGAGCATGTCGCGTGGAATCGCCTCGAACGCGGCCCGCATCACCAGGATGGCGAAGGGCTGCCCGGCGGCGATGGTCGGCAGGATGATCGCGAGGTAGTTGCTGGGCAGGGTCAGCGCCTGAATCTGGACGTACAGCGGAATCAGGGTCAGGAACTCGGGCACCAGCAGCAGCGCAAAGGTCACGCCGAACAGCAGGTGCCGCCCCGGAAAGTCCATCAGCGCGAAGGCGTAGGCGCTAAGAGAAGCGAACACCAGTGTCGCCAGCACGCTCGCCAGGGTCACGATCACCGAGTTCAGCAGCGGCCCCTGAATCTGCGTCCAGGCCAGCGCGTAGTTTTCCGGGTGCGGCGGAAAGGGCAGGTTCAGCAGGTTCTCGGCGTACTGCACCCGGTCCTTGAAGGAGTTGACCACGCTGAAATACAGCGGGAACAGGGCGAGCAAGCCGAAGAGCAGCAGCAGCCCCTGCCGCAGCAACTCGCCTGCGGTCAGGCCGCCCCGCTTCACCGCGTCCCCCGGCTGATCAGGCGCGAGAAAGCGGTCAGCACGACCACCAGCACCATCAGCAGCACGGCGATCGCCATCGCGTAGCCGTACTCTCCGTCGCGGGTGGCGGTGTAGTACATCAGCAGCGCGGGCACGGTGGTCGCGAAGCCCGGCCCACCCGAGGTCAGCACCAGCGGGCTGATGAAGTACCGCACGTTGCCGATGATCGCCAGCACCGCGATGAGAGCCAGTTGCGGGCGCAGCAGCGGCAGGTCTACCCGCAGCACCCGCCGCCAGCCGGTCGCCCCGTCGAGCTTCGCGGCGTCGAACACCTCGTCGGAGATGTTCTGGAGCCCGGCGTAGATCAGCAGAAAGTTGAAGGCGTCGATGTACGGAAAGCCCAGGAAAATCAGACTGGGCAGCGCCGTCCCGGGGTCGCTGAGCCACTCGCGGCGCAGCCCGTCGAGGCCCACCGCCCCCAGCAGCGTGTTGA contains these protein-coding regions:
- a CDS encoding carbohydrate ABC transporter permease; translation: MKRGGLTAGELLRQGLLLLFGLLALFPLYFSVVNSFKDRVQYAENLLNLPFPPHPENYALAWTQIQGPLLNSVIVTLASVLATLVFASLSAYAFALMDFPGRHLLFGVTFALLLVPEFLTLIPLYVQIQALTLPSNYLAIILPTIAAGQPFAILVMRAAFEAIPRDMLEAARLDGAGHLALLRRIVLPVSLPVLVSVAIIRLIPVWNEYLLPSLVLDERHRTLPVALVAFQGGGAATAVTPNYGALMASYVLAAVPLVLLFAFLMRYYIQGVTSGRVKG
- a CDS encoding carbohydrate ABC transporter permease; translation: MTALPGTRSAPPASRRGLLARLREGWPAYLFLLPTLIVVGYFSYYPAYTAITRAFTDWDGLNTPTFTGVENFQRALTDPVMGQAALNMAIWVGTGLLLAVVPPLLIAELIFHLRGRKRQYAYRTLFVLPIVIPSLVLLLVWGNFYRSDGLLNTLLGAVGLDGLRREWLSDPGTALPSLIFLGFPYIDAFNFLLIYAGLQNISDEVFDAAKLDGATGWRRVLRVDLPLLRPQLALIAVLAIIGNVRYFISPLVLTSGGPGFATTVPALLMYYTATRDGEYGYAMAIAVLLMVLVVVLTAFSRLISRGTR